The Bacillaceae bacterium IKA-2 DNA window ATCAACTACAACACCCCCACATATTCTGTTAAAGAGACATCAACATTACCGCTATAAACCTTGCCATCGTTGAATATAGTTTTCCATATCTGAGACACATTTTGTACCGTCCACTTATTTGTTCCTATCGCTCTATTTCCAATGACTAATGTTTTGACTTCTCCTTTCCGACATATTTCTAGCCACTTGTTCATTTCATCTATCGGCTTTACTCCGTTAGATCCATTGAGGTTGACCGTAAACGAAATCGTGTCAAGGTCAGGTCCGTTAAATTCACTTGTCGGCTTCCTTCCGATGACATCGTGCTTAGCCCACCTACTACTGATATTTCTTGAGAAATTCGAAAAATTTAATATCCTTTTATCAGATGTCTCAAATACAATATCCCCAAAAAAACCAATCATTTAATCTCCTCCCCACGGTGGATTATCGCTTGAATAAATTCCCCCAAGACAAAACCCATCTTGAATCCCATTCCCTAAAAATACGCATAGTACGGTATCACCTGTCTGTGGAAATGAAGCTGATTTTAGAACCGGAAGATCGTGACTAATTAAATTATCCCTATCTATGAAAAGAACATCGACGGTACCTTCGTTAATTTTTCTTGAATTTACCTTGCCGACGCGAATTAAATTTCTTATTAATCGATCCGTCCCTACCATCAATATCCCTCCAATATCTTCCTGGCATCGACATCTACTGTATACCCATTACCTATATTATGCGTTGCTTTTTCAACATAATATTTACCGCTAAACATCCCGAATCCCAACAAATTAATGCAACACCCACCGACTATTTTAGCGTTTCCCACCAGTTGAATGGTCGCCTGATGTTCTTTTTTATTTAAATTTCTTAGGGTTTTTTGTGCTAATCTTCTTGCCTCTTCCCTAGTTTTAACGCGAGAATTTAGTTGATAAATTTTCCCTTCGACAGTTGTATTCGGCGAAGCGCTTTTTCTTATCTTTATTTCTTGCCCTGGGAAGATTAGATCTCTATTTTGGATGTTGTTTAAATCAACAAGGTAATCTACAGTGACATCGTTTTTTTTAGAAATAGCCCATAAAGTATCGCCGCTTTTCACAACATAAACTTCATCGTCACTTATTTCCGTTACGGCTGCACTTTCGCCAATTAGGTACAGAAACTCAATCTTTCTGTTTTTTTTAGCATCATAATATTTAACGTTACATCCAATATAGGCTGTATTTACCATCGTCGATTTAAAATTATAACTGAGCAAGGTACTATTATTTTCTCTAAAACTACCAACAGTAGGTCGTTTCTCATACGTCTCTTCGTCGAAAATGATTATTTTCTTATCAGTTACTTTAAATGACAACCCTTCCCTTTCACATAATCCAGCAAGAAAACTCATGTCTGAATTCTCTGTTTGCTCCTCGGTATCTAACTTAGGGTTTTTGGGACTATCCCAAAACAAATCTAAACCAGCTCTTTTTGCAATATCTTGGGAAATTGATCTAACGGTAATATTTCTCCAAGTCTTGCTTCTCTCTGTGGTAGTGAAGTTGTTGTTAGTTGGTGTCGATATTGCCTTTAGTGTAAGGGTTCTAGGTCTTCCTGAATATTCAGGTTGGTCAAGGAAAAATCGCCCGCAAGGCAAGACTTGTTTATCGCCTTCAAATCTCCAATCGTGTGTTATGATTTTCGCGTCGATACTATCTCCTTTTTCGGGAAACCACTTATTGATCCAATGAAGATGGTCGTCCTTGAGATTAAAATTAATGTCATCCGCATTACCGGATGCATTATCTGTATAAGAGAAGCTTTCCAAATCTTTTTCTATATCACTTGTAATGTCAATGCCTTTATATTTAACTTTGACAGAAGCTCTTCGCGCTAACATGATTTACCCTCTCTTCCAAGGAGGGAGGTCTTCGTCTAAATCAAGGGATTCCTCATCTAGTTCCGGAACATTCAACGTTATGCCTCCCGAAAATATAACTGTTTCAACATGATTTAGATTTGCGCTAACAAGTTCATTTGCATATTTCTCCTTGCCATAAACTTTATAAGCGATAAAATCCCATGTATCGCCTGAAACGGTTTGATATTTTTCCAATTTCTCCACCCCCCTAAACGAATGAAACACGATCTTTTTCTGAAAAATACCTCTTTATAAATCTTTTGAATTCTTGATAATCTTGTTTGGACACTTTTTCAATTTCTTCTTTTTTTGTGTTGTCTGAAATGATATATTGCGGACTGTAAGTTATCTGTATCGATTGACCGTTATCGTTATTATTAGTGGTAGTGGTATCGTTTTGTTCATTGTAATATTGTTCGTTATTTTCGTTACTGACATCGCTATTTTTGTTATCGACTGTATGCGCGCTGTTTGTTTTGATGTCATTAATTTCGTTATTAACATCAGAACTAGTTGCGCCTATATTATTGACGGTTTCTGAAAAAACTTCATTACTTATACTATTGTCCACTGATTGTCCATTTGAGACATTATTAGTAATGTTATCATTAGAATTTTGATTGTTTACATTTTTGGTTTCTTTTTTTTCTGTAATACCTAACAGAGAATTTAACTTAGAGAGAGGCAACACCGCTTCTTGCTCTGATCCTTCGCCAATCATGGCCAACGTCGCACCGGTAGTAATACCACCTTGGGCAAGCATAGGGATTTTCGGGATATTCACTCCGAAAGTTCGCCCCCCGTATTTCGGTACCCAATCCGGTATACTGACTGAAATTCCGTTTAAACTGCCAATTGCACTATTGGCGATCTTGATGACGTTATTTATTCCACCTCTAAAAGCTCCAGTAACACTACTTAAAATATTTGTAAACCAGCTTCCTATGCCACCGAATAAACCAGTAACCGCATTGTAAGCGCTCGTGAATGTTCCTGTTATCGCTTTCCCTACTGGAGAAACCCAACCAATGAAACTATTCCAAAGCCCAACGAAAAAGGCACCTACTGCTTTATAGTTTTTTATTAAAAGATATCCGATACCGATTAGAGCGCCAATACCAACAATAATTAAACCTATTGGATTGGCGGTCATGGCAATATTCCACGCTATTTGTGCGGCTGCTAATGCTCCTTTAACTAGAATGATAGATTGAGTTACGGTTCGATAGGCGATTAAAGCACCTGTGATTCCACCGACTATAGGAGCGATCCACGACCAATTATCTTTTATAAAATTATAGGTATTTACAGCTCCGTCGAGAAGTCCAGATAATACATCAACAGCTTTTGGTATACCTTCATTTGCGAACCATTTGATGTAAGGTTGAGCCGATTCAAATATTCCCTTCATATGCCCACCTAAGTCGATCGCTACGTCTTGCAATCGCTGAATAGTTGGTTGGTTGTCTTGTATGGCATTTCGAATGTTATTGAATACTGACATTCCTTTATCCCCAAGCCAACCAATCACGTTTCCAGCAACACCCATAGCTGTCGACACTTTATCTTGAAGCATAGGGAGTTTCGATATACCATAGTCTAAAAATTTCTGCATAACTGGCAAGGCACTTCCGGCGACTGTATTAAATAGCCCACCGATTGCTTTCTTACCCTTATCCATCGTGTCAGCCCACAGAACCCCAGCTTTTATTCCATCTTCGCCTATAACATGATTTAGATCGTTCGCTTCTTTTCTTAAATCCTCAATACTAAGTGTTCCCGCTTTGATTGCCGGGAGTAATTCTTGCGCTGTCTTTGTACCAAATAGCTCTGCCGCTAACGCCGCTGCCTCTTGACTATTTTCCATTTTATTTAGCGTATCAATCGATTTCATGAATACTTCGTCATTGTCCAATTGCCCATTTTTGACGTCATCAATCGAAAAACCTAATCTAACTAAAGCTTTTTGGTATTTTTCATTACCCGCTGCCGCTTCTCCGAGCCTTTGGTTTGTCCGCTGCAATGCCGTTTCTAATGTGCTTTGATCTACTCCGACTTGTCCCATTGCATAACGCAACTCTTGAAGCGTGTCACTGTGAACCCCTGCTCTAATACTAGCTTTATCAATCTCATCAGCCGTACTCGCGAATCGATTAGCCATTGCAACTGCCGCGCCTGCTGCTGCCGCGCCTGCTGCTACTACTCCAATAGCTAATTTAGCTCCAGCTTTGATAGCATTTCCGATATTTTTCCTCATATTTCCTAACTGATTATTAGCTGCGTTAAAGTTTTTTTGAACGGATGGGTCAAGTTTAGAACCTAACTTAAAAGCAATTTCAAAATTTTTAGCCCTACTCATCTTTTCTTATTCACCTCTTCAACCTCGGATATAACGTCGGCCAACTCGAAAATATTCATATCCATAAACATTTGTATACTGGTGTGAGTAGAAAAAGAAAGGCGGATGCAAACTTTCCTTAGTTTGCGTCCGTCTATCGGTCTTAACCATTTATGGCCATCACGCTTTGCGAGGCCTAGCCGTTCAAAAAATTCATTACTATTCCTTTTATTTGTACTCCGTATTTCATTGGTAAATTTTCAAAAAATTCTACAGGTAACTTTGTTGATTTGGAAGCCACAATACACGAGTAAGCAGTTTGAGTCTCGTTCATGACAGCCATATGCCCCGCTGCGTTAAATTGTTTATCTGCATCTATTAAATCTTTTGTGGCTAAATTCTCAATGCCTGATAAATCAACCTCGGTGTATTCTTTGCCTTCAAATTTATAAGGCTTCTTAAATTCAATTTTAAATGGATTCATATTTTCTCCCCCTAAATCATATTTCTTATTTGGCCGAGTATGTCTTCTCCGTCCACGATAAACACAAAGTTCAACTTATCAAACTCAAGCATCACTCGATCGTCTACTTCAATCTTAATGTATAAGATCTCTAACGTGTTTTTTGTGTCTGTCGGTTGTCCGACCGCCATCTTGCCAAGCTCTAAACCTTTCGGTTGCCCGCGTAAGGTGACTTTAACTTTTTTAGCAACACTGCGACCTACAGCTGTATCATAGATTTGTTGAGCGCCGCGAAAAACGATTGACCGCCCTCGATTTTTCATTAGACTAAACGACTTGTCCATCATTGTTCTAAATGTAATTTCGATTGTTTGTGAACCAAAGTGGCCAGGTGTTGCAGATTCGAATTCACCCGCTATGCCAGCTCCACTTATTGTCTCTGTCACAGCTTCAAAATTAGGTAAAGTAACCTCACCTGACACCCCTACTAACTTTTCAGTGTCATCATATACATTAAAATTTATTAACTTCTCCGGAATAGGGTTACTCATTTTTACTCACCTCCAAATAAAGAATTTTCTAGCATTGTTGGATCAAATTCAAGCACATTTACAATGTTTTCAGCAGGTGGGAATGCTCCAATACGCTGGATGAATTGAATGCGACCATTTAAGATGTCCGTAATTGGATTGTCTTCTTGTCTAAATTCAATTTTTGCCCCAGCTATCATTCCTCTTGCTTGGAACCCATTCCCTCTAATATTTTCAGAGTCTATAATACTTTCAATTAAACGGAAGTTAGTCGGATCATCAACTTTTTCAGAATACGTTTGAATAAATGTATTCCCCCACCAATCAAATACACGACGAATAGCAATGAAACGGTCTTTTGGGTCTGTTGTCGATGGATAAGCAGCTGTGTTGTTTCCCCAACTTTTCCACCCATTAACGTTAATAGCTGTCACAATGCCAGCACCATTTAAAAAGTTGGCTTGCCGTTGATCCAAAAACACTTCTGTTGCTCCATCAGAAAGAACCGCTCCTGTAATCGGCAAACGTTTGTTGGATGGCGATACATAAGGGACGTTATCATTTTGAGCGTCTGTATAAGCTGTTAAAGCCGCCATGATCGAACTATACCAATAAACTCGATCACCAATCTTAACCTTTGGCCAACAAACGATTGATCTTTTGCTTGTATAGGCATTGTCATTTTTCCATTGCGGAACGTCCTGATACTTTGTTGCAAGTGAACTATCAGCATCTAATACGTTCATGCAGTTAAAGGTTCCGTTAATTTGTTCACTTTTAACGTCGATAACAGATGCAACCTCTGGATCTTGGCTCCAACTAGGCGACAATATTAGCCCTGGAACAATTCCTAGTCTCGGATATACTTGGCCAACTAATTCTAAACCTGAATACTTGTTATTGACTGCATCATAGCCGCCGATAATATCAGATTTTGTAACCATTGTTGGGTCAATTTTTGTGAAATCAGCTTGTAATTCAGTTGTGCCGGTTGTAATTGTGCCGCCATCAATGACAGTAACTATTGGATATCCGTCTTTATTAAAGTCCACTGAGTAATCCGCGTCTTTTTCATACGTCGTTAATCCATCGCCGCTTTTTATAACGATCGAGGGTAATAAAATACCAAATGCATCAATCTTACCTTCTCCATTTTGTAAAGCGATAACCTCACCTGATACATCCGTTTTATGCACTGCTGGATCTAGTACATTAATAAAGATGAGTGGAGCTACTCCAATGCGTTTAAAGCTCGCGTCCATGACTTCACTAAGATTATAATCGTCCCAATCATCACTGTAGCCGAGTTGTTCAACCGCACCGCCCCATGAATAAGCGATTACTGGCTTGTTTACAGCCGGATTTGTCGCCATGTTTACTGGAGCGGTTCCCACGATTACCTGAACACCTGAGTTACTCGTAATTGGTGGTATAATCGATGTTGGATTTTCTTGAACACTAATTCCGTGTTGATACATTATCTAGCCCCCTTAAGATACTCTTTAATTTTTTTAAAAAGAGAATGCTCTCTCGTTCCTTGTGTCTCCAATCTAGAACGCACTTCAGAAAGTTTAGTGACTGGGTGAAACATACTTTTTATAGATGAACACTCTTTTATGCGTGTTTCTAATTCATCAGGAATTCCGTTACTAAAAATAGAAAACTGAGGAAGTTCTCCGTTTATTGATGGTCCACAATAAACTAAT harbors:
- a CDS encoding phage tail protein, with product MIGFFGDIVFETSDKRILNFSNFSRNISSRWAKHDVIGRKPTSEFNGPDLDTISFTVNLNGSNGVKPIDEMNKWLEICRKGEVKTLVIGNRAIGTNKWTVQNVSQIWKTIFNDGKVYSGNVDVSLTEYVGVL
- a CDS encoding LysM peptidoglycan-binding domain-containing protein, which produces MLARRASVKVKYKGIDITSDIEKDLESFSYTDNASGNADDINFNLKDDHLHWINKWFPEKGDSIDAKIITHDWRFEGDKQVLPCGRFFLDQPEYSGRPRTLTLKAISTPTNNNFTTTERSKTWRNITVRSISQDIAKRAGLDLFWDSPKNPKLDTEEQTENSDMSFLAGLCEREGLSFKVTDKKIIIFDEETYEKRPTVGSFRENNSTLLSYNFKSTMVNTAYIGCNVKYYDAKKNRKIEFLYLIGESAAVTEISDDEVYVVKSGDTLWAISKKNDVTVDYLVDLNNIQNRDLIFPGQEIKIRKSASPNTTVEGKIYQLNSRVKTREEARRLAQKTLRNLNKKEHQATIQLVGNAKIVGGCCINLLGFGMFSGKYYVEKATHNIGNGYTVDVDARKILEGY
- a CDS encoding tail protein X, translating into MEKYQTVSGDTWDFIAYKVYGKEKYANELVSANLNHVETVIFSGGITLNVPELDEESLDLDEDLPPWKRG
- a CDS encoding phage tail assembly protein, whose product is MNPFKIEFKKPYKFEGKEYTEVDLSGIENLATKDLIDADKQFNAAGHMAVMNETQTAYSCIVASKSTKLPVEFFENLPMKYGVQIKGIVMNFLNG
- a CDS encoding phage major tail tube protein; the protein is MSNPIPEKLINFNVYDDTEKLVGVSGEVTLPNFEAVTETISGAGIAGEFESATPGHFGSQTIEITFRTMMDKSFSLMKNRGRSIVFRGAQQIYDTAVGRSVAKKVKVTLRGQPKGLELGKMAVGQPTDTKNTLEILYIKIEVDDRVMLEFDKLNFVFIVDGEDILGQIRNMI
- a CDS encoding phage tail sheath family protein codes for the protein MYQHGISVQENPTSIIPPITSNSGVQVIVGTAPVNMATNPAVNKPVIAYSWGGAVEQLGYSDDWDDYNLSEVMDASFKRIGVAPLIFINVLDPAVHKTDVSGEVIALQNGEGKIDAFGILLPSIVIKSGDGLTTYEKDADYSVDFNKDGYPIVTVIDGGTITTGTTELQADFTKIDPTMVTKSDIIGGYDAVNNKYSGLELVGQVYPRLGIVPGLILSPSWSQDPEVASVIDVKSEQINGTFNCMNVLDADSSLATKYQDVPQWKNDNAYTSKRSIVCWPKVKIGDRVYWYSSIMAALTAYTDAQNDNVPYVSPSNKRLPITGAVLSDGATEVFLDQRQANFLNGAGIVTAINVNGWKSWGNNTAAYPSTTDPKDRFIAIRRVFDWWGNTFIQTYSEKVDDPTNFRLIESIIDSENIRGNGFQARGMIAGAKIEFRQEDNPITDILNGRIQFIQRIGAFPPAENIVNVLEFDPTMLENSLFGGE